The DNA sequence ATAAACATAtttgacttaaaaaataaaataaaggaagaaATATATGGAAAACATGTTGACCATCTTTTATATGATCAAGACGTTCATTTCGACATACAAAggcattataatttataaatcatATGTCAAAACAGAATACTCCATTCAGATTAGCAGGTTTGCTGCATTTATATGGACTGGTTTTATACTCAAAATCACAAACCAAACCATACATTTCTGATTTCTCCTTTTTGTAAGCAAAACAAAGAAATTTAACTGCAATTTGGTTCAGCTTTGTTCTGATCTTTGCTACAGATGGAAAATGACACTCAGTAAGGTTAACCCAATTACATGCTCTGAATTGAGACATTACATGTAACTGTTCtgcttgatatatgtgttaagcgTGACGTTAAGACCAAAAATGTCACTCCTTTGGTTCTGCATTTCACTTCAGCTACTTTCATCCAACGTATGTTAATTGAAGCCTTCACCTTGGTTGAACTTTAAAGGTGGATCGATCTGATGAGAGTTTAGTAGCTACATGGGATTTTACAACACTAAGGATGAAAGGATTTATGGCGTCTTGCTAAGTGAAATGCTCATATTTCAACAATTCTTCTCAGGCCTTGGTGTTTGATATGTGACGAGAATTTTGGTCTCCTTATGATATAGCAACCATAAGGAGAGCTTtgtgtattattaattttttattgtcatttcaaTGTATCTTTCTAGCTCCtagctttcttttctttctcctctCTAATGATCTTCTACTAGgttcttaaattaaaaataatgacttAAATACGTCATATGGACTACTACCCAAAGCAGGCTACATGCCACAATGCCTCTGCCAGTTGAAAAGCTTGGTACTTGTCTAAGTGCGGAATTTTAACACACAAAAAGGAACAGGTCTTCTCCAAGCATCAATAACCTCACAGCAGAATTGGGACAATAATAGTGTCCTTATCGAGAATTTCCTTTTAGCCTGCATATGTTTATTGTTTAAGGATTTCTGGCAAAAGTATTACACAGGAAAAAGGCAATGAGATCGAGGAATATGAGGCCTAGTATTTTCCACAAGTATCATCTAAGTTTCTTCCGCATAGTATATCAAGAAGTTGCGGACAATGCAGCCCACAATGAATCCAACACTAGTTTTAATGTACGCAAAGTAAGGGTTTCTTAAAGCACACAGTAATATGAAATCACCTGAATAATGCCTTTGACTCTCCACACTCCATGTTTGAGGACAACAATCTGGGGATCATGTGGGTGTAACTCTTTAAGCTCCTGCCGCACAGCTTCAACATTTGCATTGTGTTCTGTAGAAAGCTGAATTGCAGCAACGCCTCCTGTGTTGCCAACTTTCTTGCCCAATACAACGCGGGAGTCTCCAAGGTTTGCCACAAAGAGTGTCTGCTGAAATATCACTCCAACCAGACAACAAGTCCCGGCGCTTGCGACTTGAGGCCGAGTGCTCCACAAGTCTGACACAAGAGCAGCATACCCTTCTTCTGTTTGGCGGAATGCCCTCTCGATGGTCTCAGTGATCACGCCTCCATTTGCTTCAGCTGATATTGCTGCACAGCATTGAAATCTAAGACAGCTAACATAAGAAGCACTCCTtcaacaaagagaaagaagaaggaaaaaagaaaagaaagacaaaaaaaaaaagggacaaaGCACAACCAAACCAAATCCCAACACATATACCCCATGAAGGGGGCCAAAATTAAAAGCGGCAGAATGCTCTGCAAAATACAATGGGCCTTCAACACAGAAAGCGATGCAGAAAGCAAGGGTCCATTTCCAAAACACTTTGTTGACATTATTATGTGGCAAGCCACCCCAAAATTCATCCACATTAGAgggaaacaaaaataaattcacCAATTAAAGTTTTAGgttcttccaaaaaaaaaaaaaaaaaaaaaaaggaaatggcTCCTACATACTGTCAGGAATAGTAGTTACCCATTGGCCTGCATGTTCATCAATAGTAGTTGAATTCCTGGGAAATCATCCGACTCAAAAGAGTAaccaatgagaaaaaaaaaacacaaaaggaAAAAAGTTCACGGAAAAGCGAATTGATGAAAACCACGCATAACAGTTACTACCAAACCCGAGCGTAGTAATTAAGGAAATATACAATCAAAACTGAAAACGTGGCGACACGAATGCCACAACTACCTTCgcaaaataaataaacagaaaaaattaAACCATTTCAGGcaagtatataattatatatacatacattGACACATACAAATAAAACAGAAACGgggaattcagaattcagaattcagaatGAAGAACCTTGAAAATGGCGAAAGAGGTGATCGCATACGAATCGCGCGGCGTCGGGTCCTCCGTGACCGTCGTAGATGCCAACAAAGGTGCCAAGGGGACCGGACTCTATCTGGCTCTGGTCTTCAAGGACCTGATTGGCCTGGACGACGGCCATGGAGAAATCGCCGGAGCCATATTTTCCGACGTCGCGAGACCAGAGGAGGCTGTCCTTGCCTTCTCTTGCGCCGCCGCCGCCTTTGAAGCTTCCGCTGCCTCTGAAGCTGCCGCCGTTGACTTCGACGGGGGAAGTGTCGACCTTGTCGTCAGCGAGCCCGAATGGCCTCAAACAGAGAGCGCGTAGATTCATGAATGCCTGAAGCATACCACATCTCtcggaaaccctaaccctaaaaccaCCACCGGCGGCACCCGAAGCAAGCTTGGTGTCGTTCCGAACCTCCGAATCTGGATGGGAAtgagagagagagcgagagaaAGGAGGTGGGGGAGAACGGTTAACGCGGAGGTTTATGAAAGTGAGAAGATAAAAACAAAtgttgtgtgtgtgagagagagagagagagaataacgGAAATGGAAAGGAAAGAAGGGGGGTGCGTAGGGTAAGGAAGAGGGCGCACGTTAGCTGGAGGTAGTGGTGGGGTGTGTTGGGTGGTAGAGGAACACGAAGGGGGCTCATAAGCTCATTCTCTCTGTGGGGAAGAGAAGGAGAGGATGGTGTGGGGAATTCtctgttttttcttatttttatattaatgccTCTTCCCcttctatttttcaattttatgattaatatacaaaattttaaaacattttattttaataaatatataataattatattaaaaaatcaaattttatacaataattaagaaaatacaCATGTTAGATAAAcaactattattattgttttattatttaacaattatcaGATCCTATTTCCTCATTTTAAGGTATACCTCACTTGAAATTAACTCTGCTAGATATTGCTAATACTACTCTTGGATTATGAGGCTAATTTCTTTACATAAGGGATCTTTTTTAGTTAATTCTAAATTATTGAGAACTTTTGGAATTTTACTAGAATATAAAgacaaattataaaattaaaaattattggataaaatttttatttttaaaattaaaataaaaaaatattagatgagatttttgttttttttttaattaaaataaaaaatttgataaaatttttaattaaattaaaaatcgcTACGTAAAATTTCTGTATTGTACAGAATACTCGTAAAAAAAAACACGACATTTTCTCGTATTAAGTATTAACAACACCATATCTATCatcgtaaaaaaatatatatatttgactGATAGCATATTAAGTAAACAATATATTGAACCTTAGGATTCTTGGATTTCATACCATGAAAAATATTAGGTTAAAGATTTAaacaaaatactatttatatactaaaatttagttattatatatttatgtataaatatatattttttatatttacataacATGATTATTAAATAAATGGACATAAATTTTGATCAATGTACATTGGCTTTTTATGAACAAAATGATGTTTCTGAAACCTATTTTAattatacatatttattatattctatACGGATGTTTAATGACTAGCTCTCATTTGTAacatagataattttttttaagacgaaaataatgataaatttttttaatatttgacttACATTTGAGTTAACAGTAATCAACACTTGGTTTTGTTTATTAGAtgtacaaaatttttcaaaaaaaaaaaaaagcaaagagaAAAATGATAAGATAATTATTTCACTAGGATAATATTATGTTACTATCACGATAAAGGAGATAGAGATATTAACATGAATCATGTTtataaaaagggaataaaaaattaaattatatgaatCATATCTCTTTTTTGGCTGGTGTCCTATTAATCATATAACTtaggatgatttttatattttcataattaaaaaataaaacacaaaaaaaacgaGTGGAAAACGCGTACATATATATGATCCCATTTTGTTAATGGAAATAGACAGTGTCTAATAAAAGCATGGCCGGCCTTGGTTTGTTCAAATTTTTAGGTCTCGCATATCCTGAGCCATTCATTCATTATTTCCGTTATTAAATAATTAGGTTTTGTTTAGTGGAGGCAAGTTGTGACTTATTTGCTAATCCTAGTATAAGCTAATTGGCATATCATCTGATGAAGACATATTAAATCACACAAATGAAGAAAATTAGACAAAAACGCACCTGCCCTTGTCCCCTTTAGAGCACTAGTTTGATTTTTATGTAAACCGATAAACAAGGATTAGACATAAAATTGACTTGGGTTAGTGGTTATGTTAATGAGTTTAATAACATTAAACCCAAACACGAAAagcctttgtcttttcttttggggGGACATGGAACATATATAATATAGCACTATGAAATTTTAACATGGGATTTCATTTTCCTGACATGTCATAGTTGTGTCAGAGCATATAAAGGACAAAGGAAAATTTATTGCAATTTCATAGGCACTACCGAGTCCATGTCTAAAACTAGACTAAGATCCACTTAGAGCTAAAATGCAAAGAGAAATACATGACCATATATGGGGGAGGTTTTGATTGCATGCTGTACTATAAATGTTACATCACAAGGCCAATTGCTTGTGAAAACGTAGGCCTAGTAATCCTGATTTTTTGGTTTCATAGAAGCTGGTTTTGTGGGGTGGTTTAATTGGTTCCTATGGGCTATTATAATACCGCTGTGGCAGAATGGATAGTATTGCTAATGAAAATTTTTAGGCCATGATGCCACTGCCACCAATGTCACAATACAATAAGAGGCATGAAGCAATGCATGCCAGGTCCCCACATGCTTGTACGCGTGCACTACTACTATACTTGggtggatttggatcctctacgattcgttttttttttttaaataccgtGTCTCTATTAATTTAACCTGGAAAAAACATAATATTACTTAATTAAGGTGaaatattaattaattcaatGTTTATAAATTGGAGGAGGTGTATTTTCTTTTTATCTGAATTGCAGACACGTATCCCACTCAATTAGTTTGGAAGGGTTGTCTCTGCAACTCATCATGTATGTAATCTGGGATGTGGCTATAGAATAATACTGCACACGTGCTCATCAAATATATAATGTGTGTCACATGTGATAGGAATCTATATGTATAAAATGTTTGATACCTCGACTATGATTACTGATTGTAAAATATTGTAGTATGCTTATATTTTGGTAACTCGGATCGGGTCAATAATGGCAAACCAAGGCGAAAATCAGAAGAAAATTTCCTCCAAACGACATTGAACTTCAACTTGGCCATATTGTGAAACAGTAACGTTATGGagataaaaatctaaaattattttatttaatttaatatttataattttatatatatataatatttaaaattatatatttattatatttaatattatatatttattttaggggtaattaataaatataataaaaataataaatataaaagaattaaTTACCAATTTAATATCCAAAAGATTAGGCGCTgacaaaaaatatcttaaaatataTTATCGATAAAAAGTCTTTAGtctatttgaaaaattttaatggtataaaattgaattaaattttagtatttggAATGAATTATTAAAActataaaattgaattaaattcaagTGTTTAAAatgtttataaaataaattaaagttttgtAATAGACaactttatcttttattaatataacatcatgatgagtttgaaaaattttaaattaatatgatgattaaacattattaaaaatgattaattacaaaattgttaacttaattttattgtaattataaaTTGGTTGTTTAACAATTTTGTTTTGTGCAGATTTTATTATTGGGCCGAAAATTACACAAGCCCAATGTGATGATAATATTCAGCCTTCtgcaaaaattcaaaatgatATGTGGCTGTAATATTTATTTGGTTAGCAAGATAATTGGGCCAGAAAATTATTGAGCAAGCCTAAAAGCAATGCTCCTATTTGACCCAACGATGGGTTGGTCCGAATTCGAAAGGAAGAAGAATGGAGTGGAGCATGTTTGGTTCGGTTACCCACTCTCTTCCTTGATGGAATTCAAAATTCATTTAACTTGATTTAATTGCATGCATTGGTAATaggaaagagaaaattaaaattgatttgattgcttTTATTGCCTCACACGTTACTATGCATAGGGGATGGGTaatgaattttaatttattttaattgattttaatttcacTCATTACTTCCaaagttttctctttcttctctttcttctctctctatgtttCGGTCAGTTTATCTGTCAGGAAAGAAGAAGATGCAAGCTATcagaggaaaaaggaaaagaagctaTGAAGAAGCAAGCGGCCAAGGTGATGATGGCCCGTGTAAAAAGAATATCTACAGTATAGCGTGGCTGAGATCTTTTCCACTAAAGATAAGAAGTGGagaagaagcttcaagatctcTATACCTAAAGTGGTAGCAATCCGATTCGGCCAAAGAAGAAGATCTCTGAGGTGAAACTCCTTTCTACTTTTGTTCATCTGTCACataaggtagctactgtagctacgtagAGGATGAAGCAAAAATGGAACAGatggagctgtcaaggatcaaggGTTCATTAAGGATCAGAAAtccttcttggggaccaagtcaagatagaaggctcagattgatgaagtttgatgagaagggatgagagagaaGTGATTGCATGTTGGCTTTGCTTTCGgtttcctctctcttctctctatccgAACCGATTTTGATTATTAAAGAAGAATAAGTTGGTTCGGTTGaaccgtttcaaccttggaagctttcccttctataataagggtgaacggccaaggcttgagacaaggagagaaaatacagagttctcatagctacctaaactaacagaagttcttctccttcaatgtgttttattttgtattttctttagttttgtctgtctgagtctcatggtgaaaaaggcaaacagtgtgaggtttgtaagaaaaagccaatgagaggaaaaaggcagagtatacaaaattaaaaaaaagccaTAGGTGttttagaggtcctttgtacatctatgtgttgtgtatcataattctgtgggaatccccttgcaagttgggttagcacttagcagttgaaagcttggtaggtgaccaagtcaagttcaggattggggatagattctggaattgtcccagataggaaggatagttcctagggaagaattggtgtatgtaatgaggtttgattatagtgaaattccgtcactgttgtgatggagactgggcgtaagctgcattgcacttagcagttgaaccaGATACATCTTGGTgtaattctctctttctcttctactccattacTTTTTCTGTTGCttaggagacaaaattgaaaaggaaaagtataggtagacaataaaaatactaaataatatgaacaatagatatatcagatgttcattttattaggtgtatggatggttattttaatattaaaatttagatggaTAATTTAGAAgtatagtgtgtttttatttgattggtggttgttcatgttgttcaagatgATTATTGTTTACCTAGAACTCCccaattgaaaaatatctcttcACCAGtcacgagacaaaatgaaaatatcTCTAGACCAATGACAAGACAAAAAACAGAAATATCTCCTAAAGCTTTCTTAAAAGGGCAGAAAGTGTTCTCAGTAGAAAAAGGGATTAAGATTCAACCTCtcattctcttagccactgataaccatcacatcatatttaaataataaatatatttatttattaaattatataaaataataaaaaattatatttttagctaaaattttttcaactaaaatttatttacctctttgaaaaaaacaaaaattagattaatctaaaatattaaatttaaaaaacattattattaattaaaacaattaaatagCTCTTCATGGTTAATTTCAATGACAAAACTTTCAACAAAATATAAACATGAATTATCGAAAACTAACTTGTTAATTAGTTTAatgacataataaataaaaaattagttatcaatggTAAATTATAGCAACTAATTCATgttattaaaatagaataaaattgtgCTATTTTTTGCTAGTATCATAACTTCACTTAAAATGTTTTGGTAAACACATAAAATCTATACATGTGGATATTTTTTTAGATCTACATAGTAGacctttcaaaaaatatatatattatattaaatgagttgaaaaaaatagaaaaaaaggaaTGAAGATGGTGAGAGAAGAGACAATGTATATTGAAATGTGGGAAGTATTGAGAGAAAGTGAGtgagaaaaattaagaaaaaataattagattataagGACATTCTAGACATTTTAAGTTTTAAGTGAAATTCCAATGGAATGGAATTCCAAATCGAACCTATTTAggttgaaattaattttaaaagaaaataataaaattgaattgaatttcatctaaactaatttaattatttttgttttaaacactagaattaaattttaaaaaattttcaaatatcccGACAAAAGTAATATCAATTGctcccattttttaaaatttttaatggtatagaattgaattgaattctagTATTTAGaatatttatcaaataaattaaagttttataaTAGAcaactttatattttattaatattgtaacaccccaattatcctatatatatatatatatatatatatatatatatatatatatatataagctaatctagaagcctgatgaaagatatagctcaaacATAGGATTTAAAAGCGCAAAGTGAACCAACGAAGTGTTCAACTTAAAACATAAGAAACAGATGTGATATAAacaaagataatagtataatagtgtaatatcataagaaactagTCATGGCTCGCGGAATTTAAGCCGGCTAGGCAAGCATACAGACAAGAGGAAACTGAAATGTTAAATGGCTTATACAAGATTTGTTCTCTCTCAAATACATGCCTCTAGgccaaaacaaaaatacaaaagcgAGAGACAACTACAAAACAAACCAAAAAGTCTCCAAAAAGTATCCGGATCCTCCACTTCTGTCACCAAccaaacaactcaccgaggtgggttgtgacctgcatctgaaaaacaacaacaaagtatggaatgagaaccgcaggttctcagtatggtaacagtgcccaatgatgtaaaatataagaccccgggatgccgaaggtaatcctagaacttcacatcacatacggatattcaagcttagaacaaaataaataaaagaacttaaaccataaaacaGGGTTATCTAATCTTAGGGGAATTCTAACTAAACTAGTCACACCGTTGTATCCCACAACCCtcaccaacctaccctccgtgcgatcccttcgccaccgcctacctaacctcctcatcaccagacaatcacaataagtgcaggcaagtaaaacacagataatattcatatacaacaagtaattcaagaagcaagtaagcatgttatacaattaggcaaattcaagtaagcaaagtaagcaAGCAGataaaagatgcacatgatgaatgtctgccctattggctgtgatatcacatgtcggttattgtGCCAAATCGACAGCGAGTCCGGTCGACAACTCtcggattagtctctctattgcgcacAAGGAGAAAAATTCCGAGGAAGAGTACCCTACCACAttctcctttcagaggaaaatatttcgagggagcgtgccctaccaccaTCCGCTGGTTGTCAcatgattccgtgggttagtgccctaccactaTGCAATCAGAGAGAAACCCATGTACAGGAGGAAAATTTcgagggagcgtgccctaccaccttctccttttataggaaaatattccgagggagcgtgccctaccaccttcctctagaGCAATCGGTATGAGTGAGAAGCTCAACTTCAAGCCTCACATCCGAACATAGGCGGGATACTACCACAGCCCCTACGATGGATAGCAATGCAAATTATAATTACATTTTCAATCTTAGAGGCCACTCCTCCAAACACTCTTCCACTCATACTCATCACAACCACCATCCAGTCATAAGTTCCTTTCTGAACTCCTTAACTTATCAATTTCTCAATTCACTATCAGTACTCgccaagttcactactcttccttctctctcaaccaaactcattCTCGAAACACTAGAAACCTAGacctccgtttgctaacttttTATAATAAACATCAACTAAAGCCCTTATCTTATTTTCCATATTTCCATActtaaaatttggcccaaaagccttaaaatggtgttatagaagcttacaaccttgttggaaaggtgaaatagttgaaaacaaagtttaaatttgtgaaatagggcgtgtgcgtccgcacgcccaggaagattttgaaagtgtgcgtacgcacaggggtgtgcatatgcacaggtactaaaattcataaagtctgttcactcgcacaagctgtgcgagcgcccccaacagacgacccttctcgacttgtgcgtgcgcacaggactgcgcgtccgcacaggtcgtaattcttcattgatgtgcgCACGTGCGCAAGCCATGCCAGCACTCAAAATAGTAAGCCTTCCCTTGCGTGTGTGTACGCAtaggtctgtgcgtccgcacaggtctaACTTTTCGCAGGGTTCTACGTGCGCACatattagaaaatcctaaaattctgcaactttgcagaattttagatttttaacaccaactttgaatgatcataactccttctacaaaaatccattttcctcaaactttatatcattttagaacttttaaaatcatctttaatttaaaacaaattccaatcaattttgaaaatcgagacaaaagttatgatcaaataaagttcaccaaaaatccacttTTACCCAAAAACCACATAACCTCAATTTTCCAATTTTCACAACCAAAACAATCCAAAACCTACTCAAACATCACAAAATACTACTGCACACCACATTCTAACATTCCATCACAATTCTATCACCTCTACACCTAATTCACTTAACATTCTCTCCATATACCAATACAAAACCAtaatcctcaatcaaaattcTCAATCATGAACAATTTATACAATTCCTACATTAAGGATCCATATATCACTACTAAATCATAATTGCCAATCCAATCGTGAAGCTACACCCATAATCACCACCAACCCTCAACAACCTCAACAATTAAAACCTTTACTCTCATCGACAATAATTCAtacattcatcatcaaccttcataaCCATTAAATGCCAATAATCAACAACATATATCCTCACACATTATAATCATCAATATCCTTCATTCCAAACCACCACAATATTTTACATTAACTCATTACCTTAAATTCTAATAATCCTCATTATTAACCAATATAATTAATCACCATGAATACTCATCAATACCAATAATCTTCGacaatcatcatcaaccacactAATCCAATACAACCAATAATTAGTACCAATTCATATTCATACACCAataacattcaatcctatcttagggtcaactagtctaagtgtccatgaacattacatatta is a window from the Arachis hypogaea cultivar Tifrunner chromosome 1, arahy.Tifrunner.gnm2.J5K5, whole genome shotgun sequence genome containing:
- the LOC112703182 gene encoding probable protein phosphatase 2C 42 isoform X1, whose product is MSPLRVPLPPNTPHHYLQLTCALFLTLRTPLLSFPFPLFSLSLSHTHNICFYLLTFINLRVNRSPPPPFSRSLSHSHPDSEVRNDTKLASGAAGGGFRVRVSERCGMLQAFMNLRALCLRPFGLADDKVDTSPVEVNGGSFRGSGSFKGGGGAREGKDSLLWSRDVGKYGSGDFSMAVVQANQVLEDQSQIESGPLGTFVGIYDGHGGPDAARFVCDHLFRHFQAISAEANGGVITETIERAFRQTEEGYAALVSDLWSTRPQVASAGTCCLVGVIFQQTLFVANLGDSRVVLGKKVGNTGGVAAIQLSTEHNANVEAVRQELKELHPHDPQIVVLKHGVWRVKGIIQISRSIGDVYMKDAQFNREPLPAKFRLPEPMHMPILSAEPAIISHRLQPNDSFIIFASDGLWEHLSNEKAVEIVSSNPHTGSAKKLVKAALHEAARKREMRYSDLRKIDKKVRRHFHDDISVIVLFLNHDLISKGTVLDPPLSLRSALDH